A window of the Streptomyces luomodiensis genome harbors these coding sequences:
- a CDS encoding GNAT family N-acetyltransferase, protein MLHLPGGRTPEPEDVVVGPLDLAARVDEALAVQAVAFGLTDEEVGVRRHIVLRHLKSPGARALGATTPSGRLVGFVYGMPNDRTHWWSTVVQPYLRAAGHEDWLDDSFVITELHVHPDYQNRGIGRRLITTITDGAAEPRSILSAIDTDSPARALYRSLGYGDLARPVLFPSAPSPYAVMGAPLPLRR, encoded by the coding sequence ATGCTGCATCTGCCCGGGGGGCGGACCCCGGAACCCGAAGACGTCGTCGTCGGGCCGCTCGACCTCGCCGCACGCGTGGACGAGGCGCTCGCCGTCCAGGCCGTCGCCTTCGGGCTGACGGACGAGGAGGTCGGCGTACGACGGCATATCGTGCTGCGCCACCTCAAGAGCCCCGGTGCCCGCGCGCTCGGCGCGACCACCCCCTCCGGGCGGCTCGTCGGCTTCGTCTACGGCATGCCCAACGACCGCACGCACTGGTGGTCCACGGTCGTCCAGCCGTATCTGCGCGCGGCCGGGCACGAGGACTGGCTGGACGACTCGTTCGTCATCACCGAACTCCATGTCCACCCCGACTACCAGAACCGGGGCATCGGCCGGCGGCTGATCACGACCATCACGGACGGCGCCGCCGAGCCCCGCTCGATCCTCTCCGCCATCGACACCGACAGCCCGGCCCGCGCGCTCTACCGCTCACTGGGCTACGGCGACCTCGCCCGCCCCGTGCTCTTCCCGAGCGCCCCGAGCCCGTATGCCGTGATGGGAGCCCCGCTGCCGCTGCGCCGCTAG